The Streptomyces sp. Alt3 genome has a segment encoding these proteins:
- the glmS gene encoding glutamine--fructose-6-phosphate transaminase (isomerizing), with protein MCGIVGYIGKRDVAPLLLEGLQRLEYRGYDSAGLVITGKAAAGRPGTLKMVKAKGRVRELEARVPKRFAGTTGIAHTRWATHGAPSDENAHPHLDAEGKVAVVHNGIIDNASEIRAKLVADGVEFLSETDTEVLVHLVSRSQALTLEEKVRDALKSVEGTYGVAVLHADFNDRIVVARNGSPVVLGIGEKEMFVASDVAALVAHTRQIVTLDDGEMATLKADDFRTYTTEGSTTTATPTTVEWEAESYDMGGHDTYMHKEISEQADAVDRVLRGRIDDRFSTVHLGGLNLDAREARGVRRIKILGCGTSYHAGMIGAGLIEELARIPADAEPASEFRYRNPVVDPDTLYVAVSQSGETYDVLAAVQELKRKGARVLGVVNVVGSAIAREADGGMYVHAGPEVCVVSTKCFTNTVVAFALLALHLGRIRDLSVSDGKRIIEGLRKLPEQIGRILESEDEIKKLAEEYAGAQSMMFIGRVRGYPVALEASLKLKEISYIHAEAYPASELKHGPLALIEPALPTVAIVPDDDLLEKNRAALEEIKARSGRILAVAHREQEKADHTIVVPKNENELDPILMGIPLQLLAYHTALAMGRDIDKPRNLAKSVTVE; from the coding sequence ATGTGCGGGATCGTCGGATACATCGGGAAGCGTGACGTGGCTCCGCTGCTGCTGGAGGGCCTGCAGCGGCTGGAGTACCGGGGCTACGACTCCGCGGGCCTCGTCATCACGGGCAAGGCCGCGGCGGGCAGGCCCGGCACCCTGAAGATGGTCAAGGCCAAGGGCCGGGTCCGCGAGCTGGAGGCCCGCGTGCCCAAGCGGTTCGCCGGCACCACGGGCATCGCCCACACCCGCTGGGCCACCCACGGCGCCCCGAGCGACGAGAACGCCCACCCGCACCTGGACGCGGAGGGCAAGGTCGCCGTCGTCCACAACGGCATCATCGACAACGCCTCCGAGATCCGGGCAAAGCTGGTCGCCGACGGCGTCGAGTTCCTCTCCGAGACGGACACCGAGGTACTGGTCCACCTGGTCTCCCGCTCGCAGGCACTCACGCTGGAGGAGAAGGTCCGCGACGCATTGAAGTCGGTCGAGGGCACGTACGGCGTCGCCGTGCTGCACGCCGACTTCAACGACCGCATCGTCGTCGCCCGCAACGGCTCCCCCGTCGTGCTGGGCATCGGCGAGAAGGAGATGTTCGTCGCCTCCGACGTGGCCGCCCTGGTCGCGCACACCCGCCAGATCGTCACCCTGGACGACGGCGAGATGGCCACCCTCAAGGCCGACGACTTCCGCACGTACACCACCGAGGGCTCGACCACCACGGCCACGCCCACGACCGTGGAGTGGGAGGCCGAGTCGTACGACATGGGCGGCCACGACACGTACATGCACAAGGAGATCTCGGAGCAGGCCGACGCCGTGGACCGCGTGCTGCGCGGCCGCATCGACGACCGCTTCTCGACCGTGCACCTGGGCGGCCTGAACCTGGACGCGCGAGAGGCCCGCGGGGTCCGCCGGATCAAGATCCTGGGCTGTGGCACGTCCTACCACGCGGGCATGATCGGCGCCGGGCTCATCGAGGAGCTCGCCCGCATCCCCGCGGACGCGGAGCCCGCGTCCGAGTTCCGCTACCGCAACCCGGTCGTGGACCCCGACACCCTGTACGTCGCCGTCTCCCAGTCCGGCGAGACCTACGACGTGCTGGCGGCCGTCCAGGAGCTCAAGCGCAAGGGCGCCCGCGTCCTGGGCGTGGTGAACGTCGTCGGCTCGGCGATCGCCCGCGAGGCGGACGGCGGAATGTACGTCCACGCCGGCCCCGAGGTCTGCGTCGTCTCCACGAAGTGCTTCACGAACACCGTCGTCGCCTTCGCGCTGCTCGCACTGCACCTGGGCCGCATCCGCGACCTGTCGGTGTCCGACGGCAAGCGGATCATCGAGGGCCTGCGCAAGCTGCCCGAGCAGATCGGCCGCATCCTCGAGTCGGAGGACGAGATCAAGAAGCTCGCCGAGGAGTACGCGGGCGCCCAGTCGATGATGTTCATCGGGCGCGTCCGGGGCTACCCCGTCGCACTGGAGGCCTCCCTGAAGCTCAAGGAGATCTCCTACATCCACGCCGAGGCCTACCCGGCCTCCGAGCTCAAGCACGGCCCGCTCGCGCTCATCGAGCCCGCGCTGCCCACCGTCGCGATCGTCCCGGACGACGACCTGCTGGAGAAGAACCGCGCGGCGCTGGAGGAGATCAAGGCCCGCAGCGGCCGTATCCTCGCCGTCGCCCACCGCGAGCAGGAGAAGGCCGACCACACGATCGTCGTCCCCAAGAACGAGAACGAGCTGGACCCGATCCTGATGGGCATCCCGCTGCAGCTGCTCGCCTACCACACGGCACTCGCCATGGGCCGTGACATCGACAAGCCTCGCAACCTCGCGAAGTCCGTCACCGTCGAGTAG
- a CDS encoding IucA/IucC family protein, protein MTTHPATAAVDHLTPERWAVANRQLIRKALAEFSHERLLDPAPLDDGRHAVRSDDGTVEYRFAARRFALDHWQVDAGSITRHRHGSDLPLDALEFFVELRATLGLSAEILPVYLEEISSTLAGTAYKLTKEPTTSAQLAVAGFQAIETGMTEGHPCFVANNGRLGFGVGEYRAYAPEAATGIRLIWLAARRDRATFTAGAGLDYPTLVADELGEETLGRFAARMRDLGLDLDDHLLIPVHPWQWWNKLAVTFAGEIARQHLVCLGEGDDSYLAQQSIRTFFNADHPGKHYVKTALSVLNMGFMRGLSASYMEATPAINDWLAGLIERDDLLRGSGFSIIRERAAVGYRHHAYEAATTKGSPYLKMLAALWRESPVASLTGGERLATMASLIHTDDEGRSVAGALIAESGLAPADWLRRYLDAYLVPVLHSFYAYDLVFMPHGENVILVVEDGVVRRTVFKDIAEEIAVMDPDAVLPPQVERIRADVPEDMKLLSVLTDVFDCFFRFLGAGLATEGVLDEDTFWRTVAECVRGYQESVPYLSDKFEQYDMFTEDFALSCLNRLQLRNNRQMVDLEDPAGALQLTGRLRNPIAGY, encoded by the coding sequence ATGACCACACATCCCGCGACCGCCGCGGTCGACCACCTGACGCCCGAGCGCTGGGCCGTCGCCAACCGGCAGCTGATCCGCAAGGCGCTGGCCGAGTTCTCCCACGAGCGGCTGCTGGACCCCGCCCCGCTCGACGACGGCCGCCATGCCGTGCGCAGCGACGACGGGACCGTCGAGTACCGCTTCGCCGCCCGGCGCTTCGCGCTGGACCACTGGCAGGTCGACGCCGGGTCGATCACGCGCCACCGGCACGGCTCGGACCTCCCGCTGGACGCCCTGGAGTTCTTCGTCGAGCTCCGCGCGACGCTGGGCCTGTCGGCGGAGATCCTGCCGGTGTACCTGGAGGAGATCTCCTCCACGCTGGCCGGAACCGCCTACAAGCTGACCAAGGAACCGACCACCTCCGCTCAGCTCGCCGTGGCCGGTTTCCAGGCGATCGAGACGGGGATGACCGAGGGTCACCCCTGCTTTGTCGCCAACAACGGGCGGCTCGGCTTCGGGGTCGGCGAATACCGCGCCTATGCCCCCGAGGCCGCGACCGGAATCCGGCTGATCTGGCTGGCGGCCCGCCGTGATCGCGCCACCTTCACGGCGGGTGCCGGGCTGGACTACCCCACCCTCGTCGCCGACGAGCTCGGTGAGGAGACCCTCGGCAGGTTCGCCGCGAGGATGCGGGACCTGGGGCTCGACCTCGACGACCACCTGCTGATCCCGGTCCACCCCTGGCAGTGGTGGAACAAGCTCGCCGTCACCTTCGCCGGAGAGATCGCGCGGCAGCACCTGGTCTGTCTGGGCGAGGGCGACGACTCCTATCTGGCCCAGCAGTCGATCCGGACCTTCTTCAACGCCGACCACCCCGGGAAGCACTACGTCAAGACGGCACTGTCCGTGCTGAACATGGGCTTCATGCGCGGGCTGTCCGCCTCGTACATGGAGGCGACCCCCGCGATCAACGACTGGCTGGCCGGTCTGATCGAGCGCGACGACCTGCTGCGCGGGAGCGGGTTCTCGATCATCCGGGAGCGGGCCGCCGTCGGCTACCGCCACCACGCCTACGAGGCGGCGACCACCAAGGGCTCCCCCTATCTGAAGATGCTGGCCGCCCTGTGGCGGGAGAGCCCGGTCGCCTCCCTGACCGGGGGCGAGCGCCTCGCCACCATGGCCTCCCTGATCCACACCGACGACGAGGGCCGCTCGGTGGCGGGCGCCCTGATCGCCGAGTCGGGGCTGGCCCCGGCCGACTGGCTGCGCCGCTACCTGGACGCGTACCTGGTGCCGGTGCTGCACAGCTTCTACGCGTACGACCTGGTGTTCATGCCGCACGGCGAGAACGTGATCCTCGTCGTCGAGGACGGCGTCGTGCGCCGGACGGTCTTCAAGGACATCGCCGAGGAGATCGCCGTCATGGACCCGGACGCGGTGCTGCCGCCCCAGGTCGAGCGGATCCGCGCCGACGTCCCCGAGGACATGAAGCTGCTCTCGGTGCTCACCGACGTCTTCGACTGCTTCTTCCGCTTCCTGGGGGCCGGTCTGGCCACCGAGGGGGTACTCGACGAGGACACCTTCTGGCGGACGGTCGCCGAGTGCGTCCGGGGCTACCAGGAGTCGGTGCCGTACCTCTCGGACAAGTTCGAGCAGTACGACATGTTCACGGAGGACTTCGCGCTGTCCTGCCTGAACCGGCTGCAGCTGCGGAACAACCGGCAGATGGTCGACCTGGAGGACCCGGCGGGCGCGCTCCAGCTGACCGGCCGGCTGCGGAACCCGATCGCGGGGTACTGA
- a CDS encoding GNAT family N-acetyltransferase → MTRTQQTGAFSVRPMDTGPGRKGGRSDAELVHEWVTHPRSAFWMMGDARLEDVEREYAAIAAHPHHDAFIGLHDGRAFLMERYDPTEVELAGLYDAEPGDIGMHFLVAPPETPVHGFTLAVITTVMETLFADPAVRRVVVEPDVTNSAVHALNKAVGFEVIREITKPEKQALLSACTREQFEAATTGADR, encoded by the coding sequence ATGACCCGCACGCAGCAGACCGGGGCGTTCTCCGTGCGCCCCATGGACACCGGCCCCGGAAGGAAGGGCGGCAGGTCCGACGCGGAACTGGTCCACGAGTGGGTCACCCATCCCAGGTCGGCCTTCTGGATGATGGGCGACGCCCGGCTGGAGGACGTCGAGCGGGAGTACGCGGCGATAGCCGCCCACCCCCACCACGACGCCTTCATCGGCCTGCACGACGGCCGGGCCTTCCTCATGGAGCGCTACGACCCCACCGAGGTCGAGCTCGCGGGGCTGTACGACGCGGAGCCCGGGGACATCGGGATGCACTTCCTGGTCGCCCCGCCCGAGACCCCCGTGCACGGCTTCACCCTGGCCGTGATCACCACCGTCATGGAGACGCTGTTCGCCGACCCGGCGGTACGCCGGGTCGTCGTCGAACCGGACGTCACCAACAGCGCGGTGCACGCGCTGAACAAGGCCGTCGGCTTCGAGGTGATCCGGGAGATCACCAAGCCGGAGAAGCAGGCCCTGCTCAGCGCCTGCACCCGTGAGCAGTTCGAGGCCGCGACCACTGGAGCCGACCGATGA
- a CDS encoding lysine N(6)-hydroxylase/L-ornithine N(5)-oxygenase family protein — MTAFPEPRTAPYDFIGIGLGPFNLGLACLTEPVEELDGLFLESKPDFEWHSGMFLEGAHLQTPFMSDLVTMADPTSPYSFLNYLKERGRLYSFYIRENFYPLRTEYNDYCRWAAAELGSIRFNQTAQSVTYDEGDGLYTVRTADSAFRARHLVLGTGTPPHIPEACQGLGGDFLHNSRYLREKANLQAKKSITLVGSGQSAAEIYYDLLSGIDAHGYRLNWVTRSPRFFPLEYTKLTLEMTSPEYVDYFHALPEDTRYRLESGQKGLFKGIDGELIDAIFDLLYQKSLHGPVPTRLLTNSALDSARHDASTGTYTLGLRQEEQGRDYELHSEGLVLATGYRYTAPAFLKPVTDRIRYDSRGRFDVARNYSIDTTGRGIFLQNSGVHTHSITSPDLGMGAYRNAYIIGELLGREYYPVEKSVTFQEFAA; from the coding sequence TTGACCGCGTTTCCTGAGCCCCGCACCGCCCCGTACGACTTCATCGGGATCGGGCTCGGTCCGTTCAACCTCGGGCTGGCCTGCCTGACCGAGCCCGTCGAGGAGCTGGACGGCCTGTTCCTGGAGTCCAAGCCGGACTTCGAGTGGCACTCGGGGATGTTCCTCGAAGGGGCCCACCTCCAGACCCCGTTCATGTCGGACCTGGTCACGATGGCCGACCCGACCTCGCCGTACTCCTTCCTGAACTACCTGAAGGAGCGGGGCAGGCTCTACTCGTTCTACATCCGGGAGAACTTCTACCCGCTGCGCACCGAGTACAACGACTACTGCCGGTGGGCGGCGGCCGAACTAGGCAGTATCCGTTTCAACCAAACCGCACAGTCGGTTACGTACGACGAGGGCGACGGCCTCTACACCGTCCGCACCGCCGACAGCGCGTTCCGTGCCCGCCACCTGGTCCTGGGGACCGGCACCCCGCCGCACATCCCGGAGGCCTGCCAGGGGCTGGGCGGCGACTTCCTGCACAACTCCCGCTATCTGCGGGAGAAGGCGAACCTCCAGGCCAAGAAGTCCATCACTCTGGTGGGCAGCGGCCAGAGCGCGGCGGAGATCTACTACGACCTGCTGTCCGGGATCGACGCCCACGGCTACCGGCTGAACTGGGTGACGCGCTCCCCCCGCTTCTTCCCGCTGGAGTACACCAAGCTCACGCTGGAGATGACCTCGCCGGAGTACGTGGACTACTTCCACGCCCTGCCCGAGGACACCCGCTACCGGCTGGAGTCCGGCCAGAAGGGCCTGTTCAAGGGCATCGACGGCGAGCTGATAGACGCCATCTTCGACCTGCTCTACCAGAAGAGCCTGCACGGCCCCGTGCCCACCCGGCTGCTCACCAACTCCGCTCTGGACAGCGCGCGTCACGACGCGTCGACGGGGACGTACACCCTGGGCCTGCGCCAGGAGGAGCAGGGCAGGGACTACGAGCTGCACAGCGAGGGACTCGTCCTCGCCACGGGCTACCGGTACACCGCGCCGGCCTTCCTGAAGCCCGTCACGGACCGGATCCGGTACGACTCCCGGGGCCGTTTCGACGTGGCCCGCAACTACAGCATCGACACCACCGGGCGCGGGATCTTCCTGCAGAACTCCGGGGTGCACACCCACTCGATCACCTCGCCCGACCTGGGCATGGGTGCCTACCGCAACGCGTACATCATCGGCGAGCTGCTCGGCCGCGAGTACTACCCGGTCGAGAAGTCCGTCACGTTCCAGGAGTTCGCAGCATGA
- a CDS encoding pyridoxal phosphate-dependent decarboxylase family protein, whose amino-acid sequence MRSHLLNRTTAEDYRRSVTAGVEQVAARLASTERPFTGMDADGLGPVVDAIDLDRPLGDTAAVLDELGEVYLRDAVYFHHPRYLAHLNCPVVIPAVVGEAVLSAVNSSLDTWDQSAGGTLIERRLIDWTAGRIGLGPAADGVFTSGGTQSNLHALLLAREETKLPPQEFSRLRILTSECSHFSVQKSAKLLGLGPDSVVSVPVDREKRMQTVALAAALERCAAEGTVPMAVVATAGTTDFGSIDPLPEIAALCDRYATWMHVDAAYGCGLLASPTRRELIDGIERADSVTVDYHKSFFQPVSSSAVLVRDRSTLRHATYHAEYLNPERTVRERIPNQVDKSLQTTRRFDALKLWMTLRTMGADGVGELFDEVCDLAAEGWRLLAADPRFDVVVEPRLSTLVFRYVPDRVRTSTDIDRANLYARKALFASGEAVVAGTKVGGGQYLKFTLLNPETTTADITAVLDLIAGHAEQYLGESLDRVS is encoded by the coding sequence ATGCGTTCCCACCTGCTCAACCGCACGACGGCGGAGGACTACCGTCGCTCCGTCACCGCGGGAGTCGAACAGGTCGCGGCCAGACTCGCCTCCACCGAACGCCCGTTCACCGGCATGGACGCCGACGGGCTCGGCCCCGTCGTCGACGCCATCGATCTGGACCGGCCGCTCGGAGACACCGCCGCCGTACTGGACGAGCTCGGCGAGGTCTACCTGCGCGACGCGGTGTACTTCCACCATCCCCGCTACCTCGCCCACCTCAACTGCCCGGTGGTCATCCCCGCGGTGGTCGGCGAGGCGGTGCTCTCCGCCGTCAACTCCTCCCTGGACACCTGGGACCAGAGTGCGGGAGGCACACTGATCGAGCGCCGGCTGATCGACTGGACGGCCGGCCGCATCGGCCTCGGACCCGCGGCGGACGGCGTCTTCACCAGCGGCGGCACGCAGTCCAACCTGCACGCGCTGCTGCTGGCGCGCGAAGAGACCAAGCTCCCTCCGCAGGAGTTCAGCCGGCTGCGGATCCTCACCTCCGAGTGCAGCCATTTCAGTGTCCAGAAGTCGGCCAAGCTGCTCGGCCTCGGCCCCGACTCCGTCGTGTCCGTCCCCGTGGACCGCGAGAAGCGCATGCAGACCGTCGCGCTGGCCGCCGCCCTCGAACGCTGTGCGGCCGAGGGCACCGTGCCGATGGCCGTCGTCGCCACCGCGGGGACCACGGACTTCGGCTCCATCGACCCGCTGCCCGAGATCGCCGCCCTCTGCGACCGGTACGCCACCTGGATGCACGTCGACGCCGCCTACGGCTGCGGGCTGCTCGCCTCGCCCACCCGGCGCGAGCTGATCGACGGCATCGAGCGGGCCGACTCCGTCACCGTGGACTACCACAAGTCCTTCTTCCAGCCCGTGAGTTCCTCCGCCGTGCTGGTGCGTGACCGGTCCACGCTGCGTCACGCGACCTACCACGCGGAATACCTCAACCCGGAGCGGACCGTCCGGGAACGCATCCCCAACCAGGTGGACAAGTCCCTGCAGACCACACGCAGGTTCGACGCCCTGAAGCTGTGGATGACGCTGCGCACCATGGGCGCGGACGGTGTCGGGGAGCTGTTCGACGAGGTGTGCGACCTGGCCGCCGAGGGCTGGCGGCTGCTGGCCGCCGACCCGCGCTTCGACGTCGTCGTGGAGCCGCGGCTGTCCACCCTGGTCTTCCGCTACGTCCCGGACCGCGTCCGGACGTCCACCGACATCGACCGGGCCAATCTGTACGCCCGCAAGGCCCTGTTCGCCTCGGGTGAGGCCGTGGTGGCGGGTACGAAGGTCGGCGGCGGCCAGTACCTGAAGTTCACCCTGCTGAACCCCGAGACGACCACGGCCGACATCACCGCCGTCCTCGATCTGATCGCCGGCCACGCCGAGCAGTACCTGGGAGAGTCCCTTGACCGCGTTTCCTGA
- a CDS encoding siderophore-interacting protein, whose amino-acid sequence MTTATAPAIAPFRFFGLTVLRTSRLSPSMRRITFGGPGCDGFVAGGRDQSLSVFLPHPGQTEAVVPVDGNGEWFPAWRALPADVRAVMRSYTVRAQRYAPDGSTEIDIDFALHEDGGPACRWAEAAVPGQRLTVLGPTGEANNGVRFQPPQDTGCVLICADETALPAASAALEWLPAGTKARAWLEVPHSLDRLDIRTEADVRITWLVRAEGAPSAVDAVRAEELPEGTPYVWIAGESSGVKALRRHFVRERLLDRRRVTFTGYWRRGLSEEQLREQAARVAA is encoded by the coding sequence ATGACGACCGCGACCGCACCCGCCATCGCCCCCTTCCGGTTCTTCGGCCTGACGGTCCTGCGGACCAGCCGGCTGAGCCCGTCGATGCGGAGGATCACCTTCGGCGGGCCGGGGTGCGACGGCTTCGTCGCCGGAGGCCGCGACCAGAGCCTCTCGGTCTTCCTGCCGCATCCGGGCCAGACCGAGGCCGTGGTCCCGGTCGACGGGAACGGTGAGTGGTTCCCGGCCTGGCGCGCCCTGCCCGCCGACGTCAGGGCGGTCATGCGGTCGTACACCGTGCGCGCCCAGCGGTACGCCCCGGACGGTTCGACCGAGATCGACATCGACTTCGCGCTCCACGAGGACGGCGGGCCCGCCTGCCGCTGGGCCGAGGCCGCCGTACCGGGGCAGCGTCTGACCGTCCTGGGCCCCACCGGTGAGGCCAACAACGGCGTCCGTTTCCAGCCGCCGCAGGACACCGGCTGCGTGCTGATCTGCGCCGACGAGACCGCGCTGCCCGCCGCGTCGGCCGCACTGGAATGGCTGCCGGCCGGCACGAAGGCCCGGGCCTGGCTGGAGGTCCCGCACAGCCTGGACCGTCTGGACATCCGCACCGAGGCCGACGTGCGCATCACCTGGCTCGTGCGGGCGGAGGGCGCTCCCTCCGCCGTCGACGCCGTGCGCGCGGAGGAACTGCCCGAGGGCACCCCGTACGTCTGGATCGCCGGTGAGTCGTCCGGGGTCAAGGCCCTGCGCCGCCACTTCGTCCGGGAGAGGCTGCTCGACCGCCGCCGGGTCACCTTCACCGGCTACTGGCGGCGCGGGCTGAGCGAGGAGCAGCTGAGGGAGCAGGCGGCGCGGGTCGCGGCGTAA
- a CDS encoding ABC transporter substrate-binding protein, translated as MTVLRTSSLSRRGLLAVGGAVGLGAVLAACGDSDEKGSASGSGAEKSGPWSFEDDRGQTAEAESTPKNIVAFIGVAAALHDYGVEVKGVFGPTKTSDGKADVQAGDLDISKVEILGNVWGEFNVEKYAGLAPELLVTAMWEKDALWYVPDQSKDKILKLAPSVALWAAQTTVPKAIQRHEDLAASLGADVKAKKVTDAKAAFEKAAARLRAAAKSQPNIKVLVGSASQDLFYVSLAKTSADTLYFQELGVQFVEPKVNEAGFFEELSWENVDKYDADIIMMDNRSSALQPDALTSKPTWAGLPAVKAGQVIPRTTEPIYSYDKCAPILDALAEAIEKAKKVG; from the coding sequence ATGACCGTCCTCCGGACCAGCTCACTCTCCCGCCGCGGCCTGTTGGCCGTCGGTGGCGCCGTCGGTCTCGGTGCCGTCCTCGCGGCATGCGGTGACAGTGACGAGAAGGGCTCCGCCTCGGGTTCGGGTGCGGAGAAATCCGGCCCCTGGTCCTTCGAGGACGACCGTGGGCAGACCGCCGAGGCCGAGTCCACGCCGAAGAACATCGTCGCGTTCATCGGTGTCGCCGCCGCGCTCCACGACTACGGCGTCGAGGTGAAGGGCGTCTTCGGCCCGACGAAGACCTCGGACGGCAAGGCCGACGTGCAGGCGGGCGACCTCGACATCAGCAAGGTCGAGATACTCGGCAACGTCTGGGGCGAGTTCAACGTCGAGAAGTACGCGGGGCTCGCACCGGAGCTCCTCGTCACCGCCATGTGGGAGAAGGACGCCCTCTGGTACGTGCCGGACCAGTCCAAGGACAAGATCCTCAAGCTGGCCCCGAGCGTCGCCCTGTGGGCCGCCCAGACCACGGTCCCGAAGGCGATCCAGCGCCACGAGGACCTCGCCGCCTCCCTCGGCGCCGACGTCAAGGCCAAGAAGGTCACCGACGCCAAGGCCGCCTTCGAGAAGGCGGCGGCCCGGCTGCGCGCCGCCGCCAAGTCCCAGCCGAACATCAAGGTCCTGGTGGGCTCGGCCAGTCAGGACCTGTTCTACGTCTCGCTCGCCAAGACGTCCGCGGACACCCTGTACTTCCAGGAGCTCGGCGTGCAGTTCGTCGAGCCGAAGGTCAACGAGGCAGGCTTCTTCGAGGAGCTGAGCTGGGAGAACGTCGACAAGTACGACGCCGACATCATCATGATGGACAACCGCTCCTCCGCGCTCCAGCCCGACGCCCTGACCTCGAAGCCGACCTGGGCCGGACTGCCCGCCGTGAAGGCCGGTCAGGTCATCCCGCGCACGACGGAGCCCATCTACTCCTACGACAAGTGCGCCCCGATCCTCGACGCCCTCGCCGAGGCCATCGAGAAGGCCAAGAAGGTCGGCTGA
- a CDS encoding acyl-CoA dehydrogenase family protein encodes MSLDHRLTAEHEELRRTVEEFAHDVIAPKIGDLYERHEFPYEIVREMGRMGLFGLPFPEEYGGMGGDYLALGIALEELARVDSSVAITLEAGVSLGAMPVFRFGTEEQKERWLPKLCAGEALGAFGLTEPDGGSDAGGTRTTAVLDEATGEWVINGSKCFITNSGTDITELVTVTAVTGRKENGAPRISAIIVPSGTPGFTVAAPYSKVGWNASDTRELSFSDVRVPAANLLGEEGRGYAQFLRILDEGRIAISALSTGLAQGCVDESLKYAKERHAFGRPIGANQAIQFKIADMETRAHMARIGWRDAASRLVAGEPFKKEAAIAKLYSSTVAVDNARDATQIHGGYGFMNEYPVARMWRDSKILEIGEGTSEVQRMLIARELGMDA; translated from the coding sequence ATGTCCCTTGACCACCGGCTGACCGCCGAGCACGAGGAACTGCGCCGTACCGTAGAGGAGTTCGCACATGATGTGATCGCCCCGAAGATCGGCGACCTCTACGAGCGCCACGAGTTCCCCTACGAGATCGTGCGGGAGATGGGCCGGATGGGCCTGTTCGGCCTGCCGTTCCCGGAGGAGTACGGCGGCATGGGCGGGGACTACCTCGCCCTCGGGATCGCCCTGGAGGAGCTGGCGCGGGTCGACTCGTCCGTGGCGATCACCCTGGAGGCCGGCGTCTCGCTCGGCGCCATGCCCGTCTTCCGGTTCGGGACCGAGGAGCAGAAGGAGCGGTGGCTGCCGAAGCTCTGCGCGGGAGAGGCACTGGGCGCGTTCGGGCTGACGGAGCCGGACGGCGGCTCGGACGCGGGCGGCACACGGACGACGGCCGTCCTGGACGAGGCCACCGGCGAGTGGGTGATCAACGGCTCCAAGTGCTTCATCACCAACTCCGGTACGGACATCACGGAGCTGGTGACGGTGACGGCGGTCACCGGCCGCAAGGAGAACGGCGCCCCGCGCATCTCCGCGATCATCGTCCCGTCCGGTACCCCGGGCTTCACGGTGGCCGCCCCGTACTCCAAGGTCGGGTGGAACGCGTCGGACACCCGTGAGCTGTCCTTCTCCGACGTCCGCGTCCCGGCGGCGAACCTGCTCGGTGAGGAGGGCCGCGGGTATGCGCAGTTCCTGCGGATCCTGGACGAGGGCCGGATCGCCATCTCGGCGCTGTCGACGGGCCTGGCGCAGGGCTGCGTGGACGAGTCGCTGAAGTACGCGAAGGAGCGGCACGCCTTCGGGAGGCCGATCGGCGCCAACCAGGCCATCCAGTTCAAGATCGCGGACATGGAGACCCGGGCGCACATGGCCCGGATCGGCTGGCGCGACGCGGCCTCGCGGCTCGTCGCGGGTGAGCCGTTCAAGAAGGAGGCGGCCATCGCGAAGCTGTACTCGTCGACGGTGGCGGTGGACAACGCCCGGGACGCGACGCAGATCCACGGCGGGTACGGCTTCATGAACGAGTACCCGGTGGCACGGATGTGGCGCGACTCCAAGATCCTGGAGATCGGCGAGGGCACGAGTGAGGTGCAGCGGATGCTGATCGCCAGGGAGCTGGGCATGGACGCCTGA